The genomic interval CTTGGATTTATTTCATTCTCAACTCTTTCGTTTTTCTCCATTGGGAGGTAGAAATTGCATGAGAGTTTCGTGGGTTTCCTTTGCCTCGTCATATAGAGTTTTGTATTTGTCGAATGTACAGTGAACCTCAGTTTGAtatgatttgtcttttttttttttgtattgtctttttaaactCTGATGCCTTGTTTAGTTTTGCTTTCCGTGTCTTCTGAAGTTCGTCCAGTTTTGTCCAGTAATGCTTTTTGGGTCAATTTCACTGAACGTTTTTGGATCACGTGTTTCGTTGTCAACCCCTTGCGCACCCGCAGTGGTGTGCGtttgagcagcagcaggctcaTCACCAGCAAAACCTTTGTTTTGCAAACTTAATTCACCATATTTAGCTAATCAAATAAAGTAAATCATCACTCATGATAATAATCAAATACCACAACAGAAATACCTTACATAAATCAGAGCTCTTTTAATCCCCAGTTCAAACCAAAATACCGGGTTTGATTGTCAAAATAAACGTgtgcacacaaataaaacatggcCATAATGTTTGTAGCGCTACGCGTACCTGATTCATGTCCTTTTCACTGTCCGTGGATGACCGACCCGGTGCTCAGTTTACGATGTACCGGTGTTGATACGGCTCCAGCCGAATTAACACCGAAACGGGAGTCCAACGAAGCTCAATTATAATCCACAAGGAAACAAAGAAATCCAACGTTGTCAAATCGATCTGCCGTTAGACCCAGCGAACGAAGATCCGACGAGTTCCATTAAAGCAAagtttttttacttaaattgTAGTGACCAATTTTAACAAACCCAATATTGTTTAGAAAagtcacttgagggatgaatgtggaagctttcGGACGCGTGCTTAGCTCGAAGAAATTAACACAGTCCATTGATGAtgtgatttggatatttcaatccatttatttttaaacacttcttaTCAATATAGGAAAATATGATGAACCACTACCTCTataagtaaaacaaacaaatccgcGTTGGATGCGTTTAACTCCGACAGGCTGACAcggtaaaaaaaactgtttgcctCCATTCAATCACCTGTCCCACCTCACCTGGAGCCTTGCTTTAACCACAGCTTCCGCCCAGGCTACACATAGTGCCCAGTGgagggccaacacacacaaccataagGAAAATaccatgacacaaaacaaacacataatttGGCTCCAACAGAAATGTTAAACTAACAGAAATGGCGGTAACCATAGAAACGGAGAGCAGACTCCGTCCATACTCTTCAGACTACAAAGCATAAAACAGTAACGCATTAACCGCTAAAGTAATATAGCTGCTTGAACATCTTTAATTGagttaataatgttttaaaagcgACTTAGCAATGACTAAAACACAACTTACCACGAGGACGTTTCACAGCGGAGTCGGGCTGTGCTGtgtagaggaagaaaaaaagggtcGACCCTCGCGAGTCCGCAGGGGGCTCCGCGAGAGCCGTCAGGAAAAAAGGACCTCGAAGAAGAAAGAGGGCAGTTAGAGAAAAATCTATGaatcagtaaaataaatcacataaaaTAGAGACTAACGGTGAAAACTGTGGACATATTTTATTCTGCTAACAGTTGCTTGACTTGtatgtttacaaaaaataacGGCTCTGTGGGAGGAAGAGTATTGCGCATGTTTAAAAAGTCCCACCgcggattttttttctttttgtaaaaacGCCCTTTGTAATATAAAGTACCATGTCAAAAAAGTTATTTGACTAAAAGACCAACATCAGTCTAAAATAGCTATTCTAGCAACAAGCCATGATGTGCTTGATGTATTTAGTTCAagttaattcatttaaaatagcCTGAGTTAGCCTTGTCAAAGACATCAAGCTATTTTATGTTAAcagtaaaatttaaaaaagttaaaggtcTAGTTACTTACCCCTGAAGTTTCTTGcctcttcattattttttagTCCAGCTTCAATTATTTTTTGAATGAGGTATTTGTAGACAAGGTTGACAAAGCAGGAAAACTAATCACCGCTTGCTTGTGTACAAAATGTAGGCTACATCTAATGTTACTGTTGAGTAAAGCCCGGGAAACCATACCAAGGCTGGAACAGTGCCCCTGCTGGTCTTTTGAAGTAATGATATGAGAGTGAAACCTTTGGGTTTTTCTGTACCTTAAGCTTGATAGAAGTACAAGTATGTACCCTTTGCTGTCAGCAATGACTTTGtacctttaaaatgaaacaaaggtCCACAATTATCACTTCAAGGACCATTTCTGTACAGGGtacttttctgaaaaatgtaccTGTAGGTACAAAAGTGATTGGttctgttgtcttgatttggttatgttgtctttgtttggttggttgactttgttgatggttattttctgcagcagttgttttcttaaagctcctgtgaggtaaGAGGTAAAACTTTGTGCCCAGGGGATGCTTAGTGTGACACAGAGGTTTTTAGTTGCACAGTGTTAAGCGCTCAGGTTCACAttctaagaactcaaggttatatatatcaatactgttttttagtttattaatatttcacaactgatgacaatgctttaatattttacaatgaaatataaacaatgtcataggtgacTGAAGGCAGCAAgttgactctgagtgtcatcatataaatcatatgtaagatagaaaatatgagacaaaatgtattaggaataactataaactgtttacttatatatatatatatatatattataatacaattatattgcgtcttgttgttaagtcttaatctattgtttgtggccacctcctcccacatacacagtcatagggccccattgtaccaggtcgccctgaactcctggctgcactagtttcctgttaagggctggtgacagcataggCAAATTTCAATGAAAGTggaagataaataatcactgtaatatttcctcatagcttaaaaataatgtaaatttTGTAATATATGCACCgttcagacatttgaaacatttccagcagcattattttacttattaactTGCTATAGTTAATGTTCTAAAGGCTTTTATTGTCTAAAGTGAATGAACAACCAGTCGCCCTGGACAAACAGCAGAGACTTTTGCTATGCGTAGCTACATGTCATCTGCAGACGTCTCTCTTTTGTGTTGAAGAAGCTGTTGTATGGTGTTACTTTTACATCAGGATCTCGtaattataattaataattaagtcTCTGCTCAGGTGTTTGTAAAGTCCTACTGGTTGTTCATTCAGGGTGTATGAAGATGACAGAACTGAACACTGAATTCATGAGGTTTGTATGATTACTCCACTCGCTCTAGTGTTTGTTGGCGTTTGAAATGCCTACAGAATGGCATCAAATCTTTCACTTGATGTATTATGTCTTCTGTatgttttgaacaaagcacattCAAAACAAGGTTTTTGTTCTCAGGTGATGAAAACAAATTATAAAACTTACATGTGAGCTTTTGGATTTAGGGGTGATTTCCTTTGTGTTGGCTATCTTTTTGAGGACGATAATTCCACAAAGTAACGCTTAATAACTGTAAATGTGGGGAGTGGTTCAtagcatatactgtatatctgcaGGGTGCAGAATGTTGTGTTACGCCCCCGATTACATTATCTGATTTGCGCCTGGCTTCTGAATCAACACATCTGCCCTGTTTTTCTTTAGCAACAGCAATGTGGACCAGTTCTTACCAACCCCTCAGAGGAAAAGAGCCCCCaagacctttgacctctgcaaAGGCTGCAAGTGAGTGCAACTGCTCCTAACGTGACCTTTTTTTGTTCATGACTGCCATCAGATTGTGAATGCGTATCttagtttgtatgtattttttcccccacaggaATATGATCGAAAAAAGAATGCAGGGTTACTCTCAAGCCTGGCAGAAGCAAGAGGACAATTATCAAAaatttaggtaaaaaaaaaaaaaaaagaagattctcTTGGTTTTGAACTTTAAgcgggaaaaaataaaagaacaaaattgGGGATTGTCAGAGCATGGTGTGGATCTTGCTCTACAGATATTTAGAATAAGTATTCAGAAGGAGGTAAGATTGACTTACTTTTAAGTTACATGACGCTGGGTGGTAAAGGAAGTCAAAAAAGCCATGTGGGAAGTTCCCATGACCAATAAAACCCAACATAGTGCCTAATAAGATGGCCAAATGTGATTAAAAGGTTAAACAGTATGGCACATAAATTACATATTTCAACTTATTAAAACCATTACCTGTGTTTGGGCCTGTTctaaaaaaatgcaacacaacTTTTGGGTTTTGGTGCCCAACAGCATGCAGCtggtgactttaaaaaaacaaaatgtatgtaaCCACTGCTTATTTTTAAATGGATTAAATGCCAATTAAAGCAGGAATACACCAACTTCTATATCTAGGCTCAAAGGAGGATGGTAAGTAAAACAAGCACTGTTATGTTTTTCCCTTACTGAAACTTGGATCCGCCCAGGAaacagctgctctttctgttgacacGGTGTTCACGCACCACGCTCTGTTTGATGTGGAACAGGTTCATTCATTTCTATTACCTGGAAATTTaataaactcttcccactgagcaacaactcctcatttgaatatcacacgATCATGGTCACTGCTCCggttaaaatgtacattgctatcatttaccgcccaccagggtgtaaactgaatgattttgttgtggaatccctgatgatggaacaccactgattgtCATGGGAGACATGAACATACATataaagcccaggcaacagacttccttgctcTCCATTCCTCATTTAGATGAAAGCCAACAAACACAACTTGGCATTGTGATACAATGGAAAAAAGGAGACCAAAATCTACACCATGGCTCAAATAAGGGTAATCAAAGGTTCCTCCACAGAATGAGAGTTAGTCACTTCTTATAAGAAAGAGGGGAGCTAGATGTGCAGTCTGGGCCTTTACCATGTAACTTTACTAGCTGGGTAagtaaagagagaagagaagacaaTAACTCTCTGCATGTTTTGGTATTCAAAGTAGCTGAAACCAGTaatgtagtgcagggtatacgcaggtacccacttatttttcagtctccatgaGGTATACCCACTTTTAAATCTCCTCTGAGTCACACCAATAATTGATTGACAACATTCAGTAGTATGCTGCAATGtttaggatggtgaagggatactctgtctctaattggctaggATGCACTAGCTAAATATGCAAGACTAGTCTTACATGTCagtgtttataacagaggccgtTTTTCCTCTGCTGGACTGGTcacataaagaaacaaacaatggGACAAAATCTGGGCAGGATCAGAATAGATTCCTCATTTGAGGGCGCATCAAAACTTCAGAGTCTCTTGTACATGCTTGAACAAAGTCCTTGTGGTTCCCCAGATCTCAGCTGAGCAGCAACTGCACTGGCTTTGACAAAGCCATCATTACCCAGGCCAACACTCCAGTGGGATCCGAGCTTGTTTATGATGGGGAAAAGAAGAGTAGCCTCAAGGTGTCTCCTGAGGTTTTCAGCACCTTTACAAAGGTAAATAGTTTGACACTCTCAATAGAAACCAACACATCCACAATATCTGCTATTTTAGAcgtttagactttattgtcccccagGGGAAATTCTTTCCCACAGCGCCGTTACTGTCCAAACAGACAAGTCCcacaacatacatacacagaaaacagagtataacacaaacagagatagACAAAAAGTCAAGAGTTCccactctggcctgttcagcgaggccttCTGTTTAGGGCCGCTATAACCGCAGGGAtcaggcccctcctcctccgcgAGCCTTTCTGCACCTGGGAATGGGGCGAGGTGAATGTTCAGTGGGTGTGTGATGTCCTGTTCTACTTGTTTGGTATTGTGCTTTTTCCTGTGATGTCTTACTAAAAGATTACATGTTtattaaatgaaacacaaaataaaataaatggggcggcagtagctcagtctgtagggacttgggttgggaatcggagggtcgccggttcaagtcccggcacggaccaagtccggaagttggtctggtagctggagaggtgccagtccacttcctcagcactgctgaggtgcccttgagcaaggcgccgaaccccaaaactgctctggagcgctcgctgtgggcagcttcctcactctgagacctctccattaatgcgtgtccataggatcctgtttgtgcatgtgtgtgtatttcagcctatgtgtgtgttcattatcatcagaccagtggttctcaaactatggtatgCGTACCACCGGTGATACatgggctccctgtggtggtacgcaaagaaatctccacaatataaaaaacaaacccgttcagcataaaacgacaattattttttttgtcgtactcttatctgtcttgtatctattgggttgtatttatatcaaatgtgggttcccctctaaattaatctagtttttgcaacaaacaactttaatctgctcaatttatgctcacgcacagacataaacaacaacaggagtacgcctcgTGTTtggaaaagttccactcgatattccgttatagttcagtactgaaacaacagcaagcagctgtaggcctacattaacagatattctgttatttattggagttcagcacacaatcggcagcaagcagctgtacattaacatttttaaaacggagccaggagaagcttcagttttgatgcatgtacggacagCGGACCTTATcgctccccctccctctatctctctctctgtagctctgaagctgatgtgattctgctctcttttgatGTCTTAACACTGCGTAGGAGTCgagaggaatttaaaaaaaaaagaggcagttttgctatgttgaacacagagacttataataaagCCGCGTTGTTAGCACGGAGCCTGCGGAGCACGCGCCTGCACTCTcacgcactctctctctctctctcccccgctacctctcgctctctcaggcacacagcaattttatgaataaatgaaaaattaaatgagaacaggtcagaacagaaaatatacttgggcccaggtatcgtctttgtgtTGGGAACACTGGAGATTAAATGTttccaaacaggttgttggtataaagttgtcatatttattgttctgcacttttgtgTGTGCGAGTTCTAGCGCTAGCTCttagtaggcctacagtgtggctgccagcagtcaataataaataatattctttttatgaattaatttgcctcttgcatgaaatgtgtgttataattataaaaataaaaaaaacaacttaacatGTGTATACACAAGTAAtatgtaaacaaaataaataaaaaaagagactaataatacaattaataacaataaaactataaaaagtTAGACAAACCTTTTATTTAGAAACGTATTCAGAAAGTCGCGTTTGGAAAACAGTACCCTTACATATGAGGTTTCATTTATATCAaaagtttttaataataattaaattaataattgCGAGATAATTACTGTGTACCATGTCACACGTGCAAATATTAACAGCACACAGCGACACACCTTCCTTGAGCTATAGCTGAAGGGTTAACAGAGCTCCTTTGTTAATACAATCCCTGTCCTTTGAGCCAGCTGACAGTATCACTAGCTGCGTGCTAACTGTGCTCTGCAGCTAGAGGAAGTGACACTAAGCAGCTCTAAACTGAAGCTTTCCTTACTCTCCTCGGTGCATGGCTCTGgacacaggaaacaggaaacaggtcGACAACCGAGCAGACTTTGACTGTGAAAACGTATGAGGTATTTGTAACTCTTGCCACTACTAATCAATAAATTTGAAGTGAAGAACTCTTTTCAATCCAAATCTCAGGAAATGTTCCCCTTAACGCTTACCGACACAACTGAACAACTGTGTCATCAGCAAGTTTAAATATGCCAGTATACTTCACAGTCATATACTGCTGCATTTATCCATCAAAAAAGTTTCAAGCCCAAGTAGATGTTCGAAATGAAAACCTGAAGACTTCCAGGGAGCACTCATTTTTCAGCTGGCAACCTCTTTTAGGGGTGCCTGCTGCAGGGGATTTCCAAGAGGGAAACATTTGCAAAGGAGATCCAGCAGGAGTTTTGATCTACTGTAGTATATAATCAGTATAATTGTAATTGTCTGGTAATACATAACCATTGATTACAATTCCAGGAGCATCctttctcaaataaaacatgggACACGTGTTCTGTTGTCGGGAACGGAGGAATCCTGACTGACAGCAGCTGTGGAGAGAGAATTGATTCAGCTCAGTTTGTCATGAGGTGAGAAAGGTGTCCATCATGGTGACAACGTCAACTCACAGTATCAAAAATCATTTATGTTGAgattccataaaaaaaaagatctctgccttgttttctttcttcttcaggtgCAACCTTCCTCCTTTGGGAAATGGTTACGAGAAGCATGTTGGTGTCAAAACGGACCTTGTGACAGCGAACCCAAGCATCCTCATGGAGAAGTGAGCAAGAGGATGGATTTCACTTCACTGTCATTACAGAGTTATTTTGTCTTGTTGCTTTATGTCTGCTGTTTTGTCTCCAGGTATGGGTCTCTGATGGGGCGTCGTCGTCCGTTTGTGGAAAGTCTGCATATTTACGGCAACTCCCTGCTACTCCTTCCCATGTTCTCCTTTCGCACAAACACTCCTGTATGTCTGCGGGCTACCTACACCATTGAGGACTTTGGAAGCCCCATGAGGCCCGTCTACTTTAACCCTGAGTACCTCCAAAGTCTGGCCGACTTCTGGCGCGCACAAGGCTTGCAATCAGCGCGGCTGAGCACCGGGATAATTATGACTAGCATAGCTTTGGAGGTCTGCAAAAATGTGCATCTGTATGGGTTCTGGCCCTACAGTAATCACCCCTATGGACTCTACGACCTGAAGCACCACTACTATGATGACAGAGCACCTAAAACAAGTTTCCATGCCATGCCCACTGAGTTTGAGCTCTTGTTGCGGTTGCACAGTCAGGGGGTGCTCAAGCTTCATCTGGGAGATTGTCAACAAGGAGAAAGGTAGACCCATGGACTACTGAGGGAACAGAATCGAAGTGCCTTCTTTGTACCATCAGGGTAAAGCGAATCACTCGTGTAGTCTTTCAtgttcttttaaatgaatgGACACAAAAGCCCCGTTTCAACCGGAGGAACTATAGTTCCTACTATagctcaacagtgtggtgccggaagtaaaaatcccattaATTTTCtccatttgatttgatttttggcTGTAATATAATAACCATCCAAGGTATACTTACCTCGAGCTGCCCCAGTATGATACGATGGTATATGCTCCTGGAGAAGGCACACGTTCGTGTGAAATCAACCTCGTTTTGAGAAGAAGAGGCCTTATTCGCGATCTCTTTGAAAAAAACTTCACTACCCATGATCCTAGAGTgtcacagcgacgtctctgattggttgtgcTTCCTGTTGCCATAGCAATTTTTCCCACCCCTCTGCGCCTTATGCGAACAGAGAAGTTTCGCTAGTatgctagctagttagttagcttaCACGAAAAGTACTAGTCTAATAACTTTGTCATGCCGctgtgaatgtagtttataaTTTCCACAACTACTAGATAGTACAACACTtacattaacagtataaacgctttaacaatgacaaaagttacttttaagtaatccattcgcaatggattgtgggatggttAGTTCCTTGACTCAGGACGAAAATtatacacagtcttgtacctttgccttttttcccatttttttaatgccgttttggtgccgaattaaatgtaatatagtCCCTAGTATTGTTGTAGCTGATTCACTTGGTTTCAGGCGCCAATCtgttgatataaggattttgtgaaaaatcaaaggaggatttgaatggggaaatttacttccGGAACCAGAGCCACCGAAAAAATGGCGAGGTCACTGTAAGCACTATGGGCTAAAACATCTACCCCTAAAAAACACCCTGCTAGGTGTTAGGTTTTTTCAGAAGGTCACGGGACTTAAGTTATTAATTCAttcatgaagacaaaaaaaaaaacttggtttGACTTCTACAGAAAGAATCTGCATTTATGTTTGTACTGTTTGGCCAAAATAATGAGGGAACTgtgtactttttcttttttttaattctccatTAGAATTCCATCTGTGATTATATTCTAACTTTGGTGACTTCAAATCTTTCTCAGAAATCCTTCAAAAATCTTGTGTATTCAGAATCAAAAATCAGATGTTCTAAAGGTCAAATGTCAAAATCATGAAATATACCTTTCCCCCAATATTAACTTTAAAGGAGCTATATGCAACTTTCAAAAATAttgcgtttgtagcgataccgcgtggccgttaggcgaactgcaccagtaacctgttgctcgctctctcgcgcgtgctcgtcatacgtgctcgtacgtacacaaacgagcatcatcatcggccgcgaaacactggacgtttaccggcataatgttcacagaggaggtaagtggtcatacacatgtgaaagtctgtgaaggagtctgtgtgtctgtattcattctccatcctacaaacgacagtcttggcaggcactggctgagagcaggagtgtgtgaggagtttgtccgcctttgagagctcgTAGGGCGGAACgcgcataaaatgtcacttcctggagcttttgcggaaaatacgacccggggaattttttttatacaggcaacacagatagacagtgaacatctactttttcacattaGTTAACCGtttgcttattaatgggcgataaaaaacgatttatacctgtaaaaagttacatattgcccCTTTAAGAAATGAATTGCAGGGGTTAAAATAATGTATATTCTTAAAAGGTGTTTCTAAGGTGTTTGGTGAAATGAGGAGAGTGAGGTATCCAGCGTAAATTCTTCTAACATTTTGATTAGAGTCTTCTCTCCCtattaaggccctgacacaccatgCAGATaccaaagaactagtggcgacg from Labrus mixtus chromosome 3, fLabMix1.1, whole genome shotgun sequence carries:
- the LOC132970006 gene encoding alpha-2,8-sialyltransferase 8F-like isoform X2, encoding MRGQLNSFFYLVMALLCLGTLFVWCLLDNNVDQFLPTPQRKRAPKTFDLCKGCKNMIEKRMQGYSQAWQKQEDNYQKFRSQLSSNCTGFDKAIITQANTPVGSELVYDGEKKSSLKVSPEVFSTFTKEHPFSNKTWDTCSVVGNGGILTDSSCGERIDSAQFVMRCNLPPLGNGYEKHVGVKTDLVTANPSILMEKYGSLMGRRRPFVESLHIYGNSLLLLPMFSFRTNTPVCLRATYTIEDFGSPMRPVYFNPEYLQSLADFWRAQGLQSARLSTGIIMTSIALEVCKNVHLYGFWPYSNHPYGLYDLKHHYYDDRAPKTSFHAMPTEFELLLRLHSQGVLKLHLGDCQQGER
- the LOC132970006 gene encoding alpha-2,8-sialyltransferase 8F-like isoform X1; this translates as MRGQLNSFFYLVMALLCLGTLFVWCLLDNNSNVDQFLPTPQRKRAPKTFDLCKGCKNMIEKRMQGYSQAWQKQEDNYQKFRSQLSSNCTGFDKAIITQANTPVGSELVYDGEKKSSLKVSPEVFSTFTKEHPFSNKTWDTCSVVGNGGILTDSSCGERIDSAQFVMRCNLPPLGNGYEKHVGVKTDLVTANPSILMEKYGSLMGRRRPFVESLHIYGNSLLLLPMFSFRTNTPVCLRATYTIEDFGSPMRPVYFNPEYLQSLADFWRAQGLQSARLSTGIIMTSIALEVCKNVHLYGFWPYSNHPYGLYDLKHHYYDDRAPKTSFHAMPTEFELLLRLHSQGVLKLHLGDCQQGER